In one window of Miscanthus floridulus cultivar M001 chromosome 12, ASM1932011v1, whole genome shotgun sequence DNA:
- the LOC136498193 gene encoding uncharacterized protein isoform X2, producing MHSPRSRIRGRDPHPPSGGGRHRRRSPPAPPSPRYQRRPQRRTPPPRRGDDPHPDVSAPAHHRILLEAGRLAAHYLVAQGVIPEHVLRAREDPPAPRPAHPPASRGRKLNDGGGGGDPRSRRNDGDWARVWEDDDRQARKATRWDRRSHSFDERRKYHDAGHDVDRGARRTRDYDEPRRPPMSRSYSHNDRRPSADGGRVDPRSRSRTRSYYAGSGSGSSRDLGHTKVPDSGIIPAAAGRDYRHVDEMPRHQRRVPSSVVVAEVNDSADEEMAIEDGEMVSEIHGLNRTRDISEGEDGEFEQDISEGEDGEFAAARLNGVEMDATHTQHQLSDSDTNVHPLESVEEPAVHRGSQLSNAVEDREAANAPMVMDACTRETLGEDNDCSQARDEMVAPHPQSEGVAGAGDFNRDKPELPASCRVFDLNVVETPDACEMTEISGDPQADHVSDSVPDLVGRIHQQTNCHASEIQGQDERAGDSHMSKNGHDLIRYDLNSEAVEDAQDIHLLENEKLLLSHGIDAHDMTRIQWSNGHLHLNQNADGLEHENDWMENHTVIGEQLLLGDGMDGHPVRKYQMASEPKRLPMGVYDLHSYNLKSEKMLLNDGADKHAHDSCHLKDGQMLLNQSANRQARIHNRANERTIPVINLEDDDYEEQSDIREFLESNCQCLGVGPAIL from the exons CGCaccccgccgccgcggcgcggCGACGATCCCCACCCCGACGTCTCCGCCCCCGCCCACCACCGCATCCTGCTCGAGGCCGGCCGCCTCGCCGCGCACTACCTGGTCGCCCAGGGCGTCATCCCCGAGCATGTGCTCCGGGCCAGGGAAGACCCGCCCGCCCCACGCCCCGCGCACCCTCCCGCCAGCCGCGGGAGAAAGCTaaacgacggcggcggtggcggcgatccGAGATCGCGCCGGAACGATGGGGACTGGGCCCGCGTCTGGGAGGATGACGACAGGCAGGCACGGAAGGCGACCAGATGGGACAGGAGGAGCCACAGCTTTGACGAGAGGCGTAAGTACCACGACGCCGGCCATGATGTGGACAGGGGCGCCCGCCGGACTCGAGACTATGATGAGCCCAGGAGACCTCCGATGTCGAGGTCCTACTCGCATAACGATCGCCGGCCTTCCGCTGATGGCGGCAGAGTGGATccaaggagcaggagcaggaccaGGAGCTACTAcgctggcagtggcagtggcagcagTAGAGATTTGGGTCACACCAAGGTGCCAGACTCTGGCATTATTCCTGCTGCTGCTGGTAGGGACTACCGTCATGTCGATGAAATGCCAAGGCACCAGCGGAGGGTGCCTAGTTCAGTGGTGGTTGCAGAGGTGAATGACAGTGCCGATGAGGAAATGGCTATCGAAGACGGGGAGATGGTGTCAGAGATCCACGGACTGAATCGCACTCGAGACATTTCTGAAGGCGAGGATGGTGAGTTTGAACAAGACATTTCTGAAGGTGAGGACGGTGAGTTTGCAGCTGCTCGCTTGAATGGTGTTGAAATGGATGCCACCCACACCCAGCACCAACTGTCTGATTCTGATACCAATGTTCATCCGTTGGAATCTGTTGAGGAACCGGCCGTGCATAGGGGGTCCCAGCTCAGCAATGCCGTAGAGGACAGGGAAGCTGCCAATGCACCCATGGTCATGGATGCTTGTACGAGGGAAACATTAGGTGAGGACAATGACTGCTCTCAAGCAAGGGATGAAATGGTGGCTCCACATCCACAGAGTGAAGGTGTGGCTGGTGCTGGCGATTTTAACAGAGATAAACCAGAGCTGCCAGCTTCGTGCAGGGTTTTTGACCTCAACGTCGTCGAAACTCCAGATGCCTGCGAAATGACTGAGATCTCTGGTGATCCTCAAGCAGATCATGTTTCTGATTCTGTGCCTGATTTAGTTGGCCGGATACACCAGCAAACTAACTGTCATGCTTCAGAAATTCAAGGTCAAGATGAGCGTGCAGGGGATAGTCACATGTCGAAGAATGGGCATGACTTGATTAGGTATGATCTGAACAGTGAGGCTGTTGAAGATGCACAGGATATTCACCTGTTGGAGAATGAGAAATTACTTCTAAGTCATGGCATTGATGCGCATGATATGACTAGAATCCAATGGAGCAATGGGCATTTACATCTGAATCAAAATGCAGATGGGCTTGAACATGAAAACGACTGGATGGAGAACCATACTGTGATTGGTGAGCAGCTGCTGCTAGGTGATGGCATGGATGGACATCCTGTCCGTAAGTATCAAATGGCGTCAGAACCCAAGCGTTTACCTATGGGTGTCTATGATTTGCATAGCTACAATCTGAAAAGCGAGAAAATGCTTCTAAATGATGGTGCAGACAAGCATGCACATGATAGTTGCCATTTGAAGGATGGGCAAATGCTTCTCAATCAGTCTGCGAATCGACAGGCTAGAATTCACAATAGAGCCAATGAGCGAACAATTCCTGTGATTAATCTCGAAGATGATGATTATGAAGAGCAGTCTGATATCAGGGAGTTTCTCGAATCCAA TTGTCAATGCCTGGGAGTGGGACCTGCCATTCTCTGA
- the LOC136498193 gene encoding uncharacterized protein isoform X1: protein MHSPRSRIRGRDPHPPSGGGRHRRRSPPAPPSPRYQRRPQRRTPPPRRGDDPHPDVSAPAHHRILLEAGRLAAHYLVAQGVIPEHVLRAREDPPAPRPAHPPASRGRKLNDGGGGGDPRSRRNDGDWARVWEDDDRQARKATRWDRRSHSFDERRKYHDAGHDVDRGARRTRDYDEPRRPPMSRSYSHNDRRPSADGGRVDPRSRSRTRSYYAGSGSGSSRDLGHTKVPDSGIIPAAAGRDYRHVDEMPRHQRRVPSSVVVAEVNDSADEEMAIEDGEMVSEIHGLNRTRDISEGEDGEFEQDISEGEDGEFAAARLNGVEMDATHTQHQLSDSDTNVHPLESVEEPAVHRGSQLSNAVEDREAANAPMVMDACTRETLGEDNDCSQARDEMVAPHPQSEGVAGAGDFNRDKPELPASCRVFDLNVVETPDACEMTEISGDPQADHVSDSVPDLVGRIHQQTNCHASEIQGQDERAGDSHMSKNGHDLIRYDLNSEAVEDAQDIHLLENEKLLLSHGIDAHDMTRIQWSNGHLHLNQNADGLEHENDWMENHTVIGEQLLLGDGMDGHPVRKYQMASEPKRLPMGVYDLHSYNLKSEKMLLNDGADKHAHDSCHLKDGQMLLNQSANRQARIHNRANERTIPVINLEDDDYEEQSDIREFLESKSCQCLGVGPAIL from the exons CGCaccccgccgccgcggcgcggCGACGATCCCCACCCCGACGTCTCCGCCCCCGCCCACCACCGCATCCTGCTCGAGGCCGGCCGCCTCGCCGCGCACTACCTGGTCGCCCAGGGCGTCATCCCCGAGCATGTGCTCCGGGCCAGGGAAGACCCGCCCGCCCCACGCCCCGCGCACCCTCCCGCCAGCCGCGGGAGAAAGCTaaacgacggcggcggtggcggcgatccGAGATCGCGCCGGAACGATGGGGACTGGGCCCGCGTCTGGGAGGATGACGACAGGCAGGCACGGAAGGCGACCAGATGGGACAGGAGGAGCCACAGCTTTGACGAGAGGCGTAAGTACCACGACGCCGGCCATGATGTGGACAGGGGCGCCCGCCGGACTCGAGACTATGATGAGCCCAGGAGACCTCCGATGTCGAGGTCCTACTCGCATAACGATCGCCGGCCTTCCGCTGATGGCGGCAGAGTGGATccaaggagcaggagcaggaccaGGAGCTACTAcgctggcagtggcagtggcagcagTAGAGATTTGGGTCACACCAAGGTGCCAGACTCTGGCATTATTCCTGCTGCTGCTGGTAGGGACTACCGTCATGTCGATGAAATGCCAAGGCACCAGCGGAGGGTGCCTAGTTCAGTGGTGGTTGCAGAGGTGAATGACAGTGCCGATGAGGAAATGGCTATCGAAGACGGGGAGATGGTGTCAGAGATCCACGGACTGAATCGCACTCGAGACATTTCTGAAGGCGAGGATGGTGAGTTTGAACAAGACATTTCTGAAGGTGAGGACGGTGAGTTTGCAGCTGCTCGCTTGAATGGTGTTGAAATGGATGCCACCCACACCCAGCACCAACTGTCTGATTCTGATACCAATGTTCATCCGTTGGAATCTGTTGAGGAACCGGCCGTGCATAGGGGGTCCCAGCTCAGCAATGCCGTAGAGGACAGGGAAGCTGCCAATGCACCCATGGTCATGGATGCTTGTACGAGGGAAACATTAGGTGAGGACAATGACTGCTCTCAAGCAAGGGATGAAATGGTGGCTCCACATCCACAGAGTGAAGGTGTGGCTGGTGCTGGCGATTTTAACAGAGATAAACCAGAGCTGCCAGCTTCGTGCAGGGTTTTTGACCTCAACGTCGTCGAAACTCCAGATGCCTGCGAAATGACTGAGATCTCTGGTGATCCTCAAGCAGATCATGTTTCTGATTCTGTGCCTGATTTAGTTGGCCGGATACACCAGCAAACTAACTGTCATGCTTCAGAAATTCAAGGTCAAGATGAGCGTGCAGGGGATAGTCACATGTCGAAGAATGGGCATGACTTGATTAGGTATGATCTGAACAGTGAGGCTGTTGAAGATGCACAGGATATTCACCTGTTGGAGAATGAGAAATTACTTCTAAGTCATGGCATTGATGCGCATGATATGACTAGAATCCAATGGAGCAATGGGCATTTACATCTGAATCAAAATGCAGATGGGCTTGAACATGAAAACGACTGGATGGAGAACCATACTGTGATTGGTGAGCAGCTGCTGCTAGGTGATGGCATGGATGGACATCCTGTCCGTAAGTATCAAATGGCGTCAGAACCCAAGCGTTTACCTATGGGTGTCTATGATTTGCATAGCTACAATCTGAAAAGCGAGAAAATGCTTCTAAATGATGGTGCAGACAAGCATGCACATGATAGTTGCCATTTGAAGGATGGGCAAATGCTTCTCAATCAGTCTGCGAATCGACAGGCTAGAATTCACAATAGAGCCAATGAGCGAACAATTCCTGTGATTAATCTCGAAGATGATGATTATGAAGAGCAGTCTGATATCAGGGAGTTTCTCGAATCCAA AAGTTGTCAATGCCTGGGAGTGGGACCTGCCATTCTCTGA